From Polynucleobacter sp. JS-JIR-II-b4, a single genomic window includes:
- a CDS encoding outer membrane protein, with amino-acid sequence MKTVKISALALAMMGVFATSANAQSAKANAWEGAYGQIGVGWGMFNPTVSNGTAVQPTGLPAPYPSSVNLNSSASNVNNVSTGLVNLAVGYNFGISPNYVLGLAATYYPGASSGATGNLNYYTQSGALAKTSPASYQVKNLYSIVLTPGYVIDKDRLAYAKIGYTGATIGLSTPDLAYNTNNLSGYTLGLGYKQIITGSIFAFGEVNYAAYGNKTANGTTTSGAAISNQIKGTGTDILVGLGYRF; translated from the coding sequence ATGAAAACAGTAAAAATTAGCGCTTTGGCTTTAGCAATGATGGGTGTATTCGCAACAAGTGCAAATGCACAGTCTGCAAAAGCAAATGCATGGGAAGGTGCTTATGGTCAGATTGGTGTGGGCTGGGGTATGTTCAATCCAACAGTATCAAATGGAACTGCAGTTCAGCCAACTGGACTCCCTGCTCCCTATCCTTCTTCTGTTAATTTAAATAGCTCTGCATCTAATGTTAATAACGTTAGCACTGGTTTGGTTAATTTAGCAGTTGGATATAACTTTGGTATTTCTCCTAATTATGTATTAGGCTTGGCCGCAACTTATTATCCTGGTGCTAGCTCAGGCGCCACTGGCAACTTAAATTACTATACTCAAAGTGGAGCGCTAGCAAAGACTTCACCAGCAAGCTATCAGGTCAAAAACTTATACAGCATTGTATTAACACCCGGATATGTCATTGACAAGGATCGCTTGGCTTATGCAAAAATTGGATATACCGGAGCCACTATTGGCTTATCAACCCCTGATCTAGCTTACAACACAAATAATTTAAGCGGATACACACTTGGCTTGGGTTATAAGCAGATTATTACAGGCTCCATTTTTGCATTTGGCGAAGTTAATTATGCTGCTTACGGCAATAAGACTGCAAATGGTACTACAACATCAGGTGCTGCTATTAGCAATCAAATTAAAGGTACTGGTACTGATATTTTGGTCGGTCTAGGTTACCGTTTCTAA
- a CDS encoding 3-hydroxyacyl-CoA dehydrogenase/enoyl-CoA hydratase family protein: MSDNKIIKKVAILGAGVMGAQIAAQCINVGLPVVLFDLPSKSDDGKPVNKNAIAMKAIENLKKLKPAPLGLSSEANLITPANYEDDLGLLADCDLIIEAIAERLDWKHALYEKVAPYIPAHALFATNTSGLPIGELAKGFSGDLKKRFCGVHFFNPPRYMHLLELIPAADTDPAVLNALETFMTSAMGKGVVRAKDTPNFIGNRVGVFSILAVFAEAQKFGLGFDEVDAITGSKLGRAKSATFRTSDVVGLDTMAHVIKTMENALQGDSFSALFKTPEVVSQLIAKGALGQKTKAGFYRKDGKNVLVLDAATGEYKPSTATIEPLIERILKKPIAERLGLLRETDEPQAQFLWAIYRDIFHYCAIHLGEIAQSAREIDFAMRWGYGWNLGPFEDWQAAGVTQVANWIKEDIDAGKTLSKEPLPAWLFSGPVADKQAFHTPEGSWSASENKYIPRSALPVYQKQVFRAPLLGDGSPDPKTAGTTIFENTDFRAWVDANQPEVLIASFRSKMNTFSPDVLSGLQKAVEIAEANYAGLVIWQPTSLKLGTPGGPFSAGANLEAAMPMVMKGGPAGVEPFVKEFQDTMIKIKYSQVPVVAAVSGIALGGGCELVLQSARRVAAMESYIGLVEVGVGLLPAGGGLKEAAIRAAQGVALAGNTNYLDFTKASFENAAMAKVSSSAQEAMKMAYLQKGDIIVANVYELLALAQDQVKAMRYSGYRPPIPTLIPVGGRSVAATVMGQVVNMRDGGFISEHDAHIAKKIIEIITGGDVDAGTLVTEEWLLKLERQAFVELIGHPKSMERIMGILQTGKPVRN, from the coding sequence ATGAGTGATAACAAGATTATTAAAAAAGTAGCCATCCTAGGTGCTGGTGTGATGGGTGCCCAGATTGCTGCGCAGTGCATTAACGTCGGTCTACCGGTTGTTCTGTTTGACTTGCCAAGCAAATCGGATGATGGCAAACCTGTTAACAAGAATGCGATTGCCATGAAAGCGATCGAGAATCTGAAGAAACTGAAACCCGCTCCACTGGGTTTATCTTCAGAAGCCAATTTAATCACTCCTGCAAATTATGAGGACGACTTAGGCCTCCTGGCAGATTGTGACCTCATTATTGAAGCTATTGCTGAGCGTTTAGATTGGAAGCATGCTCTCTATGAAAAAGTAGCTCCATATATTCCGGCGCATGCTCTGTTTGCAACCAATACCTCAGGTCTTCCTATTGGTGAGCTTGCCAAAGGTTTTTCTGGTGATTTGAAGAAGCGCTTCTGTGGTGTGCACTTTTTCAATCCACCTAGATATATGCACTTACTGGAACTTATCCCAGCAGCGGATACCGATCCTGCCGTATTGAATGCTCTAGAAACCTTTATGACTTCCGCAATGGGCAAAGGGGTTGTACGTGCAAAAGATACGCCGAACTTTATCGGTAACCGTGTAGGTGTTTTCTCGATCCTGGCCGTTTTTGCAGAGGCGCAAAAGTTTGGTCTTGGCTTTGATGAAGTCGATGCCATTACTGGTAGTAAGTTAGGTCGCGCTAAGTCAGCTACCTTTAGAACTAGTGATGTCGTTGGCCTAGATACTATGGCTCATGTCATTAAGACTATGGAAAATGCCTTACAAGGCGATTCTTTCTCCGCCCTATTTAAAACGCCTGAGGTTGTAAGTCAGCTCATTGCAAAAGGTGCGCTGGGCCAGAAGACCAAGGCAGGCTTTTATCGCAAGGATGGCAAGAATGTACTCGTGCTGGATGCTGCTACTGGTGAATACAAGCCCTCTACTGCAACGATTGAACCGCTGATTGAACGCATTCTAAAAAAACCTATTGCTGAACGTCTAGGATTATTAAGAGAAACCGATGAACCCCAAGCGCAATTCTTGTGGGCTATCTATCGGGATATCTTTCACTACTGCGCCATTCATCTTGGTGAGATTGCTCAATCCGCCCGAGAGATTGATTTTGCAATGCGTTGGGGTTATGGCTGGAATTTAGGTCCTTTTGAAGACTGGCAAGCGGCTGGTGTAACGCAAGTAGCTAACTGGATTAAAGAAGATATTGATGCCGGCAAAACATTAAGCAAAGAACCCCTGCCTGCTTGGCTTTTTAGTGGGCCAGTTGCGGATAAGCAAGCTTTCCATACCCCTGAAGGTTCATGGTCTGCATCTGAGAATAAATATATCCCCCGCTCTGCTTTACCGGTATACCAGAAGCAAGTATTTAGAGCGCCACTGTTAGGAGATGGTTCTCCTGATCCCAAAACAGCGGGCACCACTATTTTTGAAAATACGGACTTCCGAGCTTGGGTCGATGCCAATCAGCCAGAGGTCTTAATTGCCTCATTCCGCTCGAAGATGAATACCTTTAGTCCAGACGTATTGAGTGGTCTACAAAAAGCAGTTGAGATCGCAGAGGCAAATTATGCGGGATTGGTAATCTGGCAGCCTACATCATTGAAGCTAGGCACACCTGGAGGACCTTTTTCTGCAGGCGCCAACTTGGAAGCTGCGATGCCAATGGTTATGAAAGGTGGCCCCGCTGGAGTTGAGCCGTTCGTCAAAGAGTTTCAAGACACGATGATAAAAATCAAATACTCCCAAGTACCTGTAGTTGCTGCAGTCTCTGGGATTGCTTTAGGTGGTGGTTGTGAATTAGTTCTCCAATCTGCACGCAGAGTTGCCGCTATGGAAAGTTATATTGGCTTAGTAGAAGTTGGCGTTGGACTTTTGCCTGCTGGTGGTGGACTTAAGGAAGCGGCTATTCGTGCAGCTCAAGGCGTCGCACTTGCTGGTAACACTAATTATTTGGATTTCACCAAAGCTTCTTTTGAAAATGCTGCGATGGCCAAAGTTTCTTCATCTGCTCAAGAAGCAATGAAGATGGCTTACCTCCAAAAGGGAGACATTATTGTTGCTAACGTCTATGAATTACTTGCTTTGGCACAAGATCAAGTCAAAGCAATGCGCTACTCTGGATACAGGCCACCTATCCCAACCTTAATCCCGGTTGGTGGCCGTTCTGTTGCTGCCACCGTGATGGGTCAGGTAGTCAACATGCGTGATGGTGGCTTTATCTCTGAACATGATGCGCATATCGCCAAGAAAATTATCGAGATTATTACTGGCGGTGATGTGGATGCAGGGACACTAGTTACCGAAGAGTGGCTTCTCAAACTCGAGCGTCAGGCTTTTGTGGAACTCATTGGCCACCCTAAATCCATGGAACGAATTATGGGCATTCTCCAAACTGGCAAGCCTGTTAGAAACTAA
- a CDS encoding acetyl-CoA C-acyltransferase translates to MKNIQDAYIVAATRSAIGRSGRGALKNTRPDDLLGNALQHILTQVPTLDPKAIEDAIIGCAMPEGQQGLNVARIGLLLGGLPNTIGGITVNRFCSSGLNAIAMAADRIRVGEADVMIAGGVESMSMVPMGGNSPSMSPEIFMGDENIGIAYGMGLTAEKVAQQWRISREDQDAFAFHSHQKAMAAQAAGEFNSEIFPVKVAHRSMDLGKGEVDVQWREFLKDEGPRIDTSLEGLAKLKSPFAARGSVTAGNSSQTSDGVGALILASEKAIKTFGLTPLARFVSFAVKGVPPEIMGIGPKEAIPAALKLAGLNLQDLDWIELNEAFAAQSLAVIRDLGLDQSKVNPLGSAIALGHPLGATGAIRAATAIHALQRHNLKHAMVTMCVGTGMGAAGIFERC, encoded by the coding sequence ATGAAAAATATCCAAGACGCTTATATCGTTGCAGCTACTCGCAGTGCCATTGGCAGATCTGGACGAGGCGCACTAAAAAATACTCGGCCAGATGATTTGCTTGGCAATGCCTTGCAACATATTCTGACGCAAGTCCCTACCCTGGATCCCAAAGCCATTGAAGATGCCATTATTGGGTGCGCAATGCCAGAAGGTCAGCAAGGTTTGAATGTGGCTCGCATAGGTTTGCTCCTCGGTGGACTGCCAAATACTATAGGTGGCATTACCGTCAACCGCTTCTGCTCCTCTGGATTAAATGCTATCGCTATGGCAGCTGACCGCATTCGGGTTGGTGAAGCGGATGTGATGATTGCTGGTGGCGTTGAGTCTATGAGCATGGTACCGATGGGTGGCAATTCGCCATCAATGTCGCCAGAAATCTTTATGGGTGATGAAAATATTGGTATCGCTTACGGCATGGGCTTAACTGCTGAGAAAGTTGCGCAGCAATGGAGGATCAGTCGCGAGGATCAAGATGCTTTTGCATTCCATTCGCATCAAAAGGCTATGGCTGCACAAGCTGCTGGTGAATTTAACTCTGAAATCTTCCCTGTCAAGGTAGCTCATCGCTCGATGGATCTGGGTAAAGGTGAAGTAGATGTGCAATGGCGTGAATTTTTGAAAGATGAAGGTCCACGCATAGATACCTCGCTTGAAGGTTTGGCCAAACTCAAGTCTCCATTCGCCGCAAGGGGCAGCGTTACTGCTGGCAATAGTTCACAAACCTCTGATGGTGTTGGTGCACTTATCTTGGCTAGCGAAAAAGCAATCAAGACCTTTGGCCTCACCCCTTTAGCACGCTTTGTTAGCTTTGCCGTAAAAGGTGTTCCACCTGAAATCATGGGTATTGGACCTAAAGAAGCTATTCCTGCTGCATTAAAGCTGGCCGGGCTCAATTTGCAGGATTTAGATTGGATCGAATTGAACGAAGCGTTTGCAGCCCAGTCATTAGCGGTCATTAGAGATCTTGGCTTAGATCAAAGCAAAGTCAATCCTTTAGGCAGTGCCATTGCTCTTGGACATCCTTTAGGTGCAACTGGTGCCATCCGTGCTGCTACAGCGATTCATGCCCTGCAGAGACATAATCTTAAGCACGCCATGGTGACGATGTGCGTTGGTACCGGTATGGGCGCTGCAGGAATCTTTGAGCGCTGTTAA
- a CDS encoding enoyl-CoA hydratase, giving the protein MINHHLSDGILKIVLNRPEKKNAFTNAMYRELTQILSEGDQNPQVKVMLISGAGNAFSAGNDIADFMQSPITHEDAPPINLLKVLAGLTKPLIAAVDGVAVGIGATLLFHCDLVYAQKDARFIFPFVSLGLVPEGAISLLLPRLVGHQKASEILLFGEPISADEAQQIGFVNKVITEPSALPYAEQRAQKLTALSSGSLSRTKSLLKDGALKTAVLNQIDIEGKLFIDRLHGPAAKEALTSFLEKRAPNFEGLD; this is encoded by the coding sequence ATGATTAATCATCACCTGTCAGACGGCATTCTCAAGATAGTACTCAACCGACCTGAGAAAAAGAATGCGTTCACCAATGCCATGTATCGCGAGCTTACGCAGATACTGTCTGAGGGAGATCAGAATCCTCAAGTAAAGGTGATGTTGATATCTGGAGCTGGTAATGCCTTTTCAGCGGGGAATGATATTGCTGATTTCATGCAATCCCCCATCACGCATGAAGATGCCCCACCAATTAACTTATTAAAGGTGCTTGCAGGACTCACTAAACCGTTGATTGCCGCTGTAGATGGGGTTGCAGTTGGGATCGGAGCAACATTATTGTTTCACTGTGATTTGGTTTACGCCCAAAAGGATGCGCGCTTCATCTTTCCTTTTGTTTCCTTGGGCTTGGTTCCAGAGGGAGCCATCTCTTTATTGCTTCCACGCCTAGTTGGCCATCAAAAAGCCTCAGAAATATTGCTCTTTGGTGAACCTATCAGCGCCGATGAAGCCCAGCAAATTGGCTTTGTAAATAAAGTAATTACAGAGCCATCAGCACTGCCTTATGCGGAGCAAAGAGCTCAAAAGCTTACCGCCCTTTCCTCGGGATCGTTATCTAGAACAAAGTCTTTATTAAAGGATGGCGCACTGAAGACTGCAGTACTCAATCAAATTGATATTGAAGGCAAGCTCTTCATCGATCGGCTCCATGGCCCTGCAGCTAAAGAGGCTCTCACTTCTTTTTTAGAAAAGCGAGCGCCTAATTTTGAAGGATTAGATTAG
- a CDS encoding GMC family oxidoreductase: protein MKSQAFDYIVVGGGSAGSVMAGRLSEHAGTSVALLEAGGKGDSWVVKTPAAAVAMLPTSINNYAFQTVPQKGLNGRRGYQPRGKCLGGSSAINAMIYTRGHRTDYDHWAALGNAGWSYDDLLPYFKKSENNTTIKNSFHGNDGPLSVSNLQSHNPFQKIYLNAAKEAGFPVTEDFNGAEQEGLGIYQVTHKNGERWSAARGYLHPHMGKRTNLHVQTGVQVERILFEGKRAVGVSYTQGGKQHVMRANKEVILCAGAFHSPQLLMVSGVGPAQELKKFDIPVIHDLPGVGQNLQDHPDFIFGYSADSIDLIGISLGGTVKLTGEIIKYIRSSEGMIATNFAEAGGFLKTDPGLDAPDVQLHFVVSLVEDHARKLHMPHGYSCHVCVLRPKSRGQVTLASNRMQDAPLIDPAFLVEEEDLEILVKGYKLTKQLMDAPAFAQIRKKDVFTPNVKTDDDIRKIIRERADTVYHPVGTCKMGHDVMAVVDSSLKVHGIDGLRVVDGSIMPTLIGGNTNAPIIAIAEKAVGLIRADC, encoded by the coding sequence ATGAAGTCTCAGGCCTTTGATTACATTGTCGTAGGTGGTGGGTCTGCTGGTAGTGTGATGGCAGGGCGGCTTAGCGAGCATGCTGGCACTAGCGTTGCATTGCTTGAGGCTGGCGGTAAGGGCGATAGCTGGGTCGTTAAAACACCTGCGGCTGCAGTAGCTATGTTACCCACTTCAATCAATAACTACGCCTTTCAAACAGTACCTCAGAAGGGTTTGAATGGCCGTAGAGGATATCAACCCAGGGGGAAGTGCTTGGGCGGCTCCTCGGCAATTAATGCCATGATTTACACCAGAGGTCATCGTACTGATTACGATCATTGGGCCGCTCTTGGTAATGCAGGCTGGTCATATGATGACCTACTGCCGTACTTTAAGAAAAGCGAAAACAACACCACCATTAAGAATTCCTTTCACGGGAATGATGGCCCATTATCTGTATCGAATCTACAGTCTCATAATCCTTTTCAGAAAATCTATTTGAATGCTGCGAAGGAAGCCGGCTTTCCGGTTACAGAAGACTTCAATGGCGCCGAACAAGAGGGTTTGGGGATTTATCAGGTTACCCATAAAAACGGTGAGCGCTGGAGTGCGGCGCGCGGCTATTTACATCCCCATATGGGTAAGCGGACAAATTTACATGTGCAAACCGGTGTTCAGGTTGAGCGTATTTTGTTCGAAGGCAAGCGAGCTGTAGGCGTAAGCTACACGCAGGGTGGTAAACAGCACGTCATGCGCGCTAACAAAGAAGTCATTCTGTGTGCAGGCGCCTTCCATTCGCCGCAATTGCTCATGGTTTCTGGAGTGGGGCCTGCTCAAGAGTTAAAGAAATTCGATATACCAGTTATTCATGATTTGCCTGGTGTAGGTCAAAATCTCCAAGATCATCCAGATTTCATATTTGGCTATTCTGCAGATAGTATCGATCTCATCGGCATTTCTTTAGGTGGTACGGTTAAATTGACCGGTGAAATTATTAAATACATTCGTTCAAGCGAAGGCATGATTGCCACCAACTTTGCAGAGGCGGGCGGCTTCCTTAAAACAGATCCCGGCCTTGATGCACCAGACGTGCAATTGCATTTTGTAGTTAGCTTAGTGGAAGACCATGCCCGTAAATTACATATGCCCCATGGCTACTCATGTCATGTATGCGTTCTGAGGCCTAAGAGTCGAGGACAGGTAACGCTAGCTAGCAACAGGATGCAAGATGCACCCTTAATTGATCCAGCTTTCTTAGTCGAAGAAGAGGATTTGGAAATCCTAGTTAAAGGTTATAAGCTGACCAAACAATTAATGGATGCCCCTGCGTTTGCTCAGATACGCAAAAAAGATGTCTTTACGCCTAATGTAAAAACAGATGATGACATTCGAAAGATTATTCGGGAGCGGGCTGATACGGTTTATCACCCAGTGGGCACCTGCAAAATGGGTCATGATGTTATGGCGGTAGTTGACTCAAGCTTGAAGGTTCATGGCATTGATGGCCTAAGAGTAGTTGATGGATCCATCATGCCAACCTTGATCGGCGGCAATACCAATGCTCCTATTATCGCTATCGCCGAAAAAGCAGTAGGCTTAATCCGAGCGGATTGCTAA
- a CDS encoding nitronate monooxygenase family protein gives MSNQPLPEVLRKHLADGNLPVIAAPLFIISNPKLVIAQCKAGVIGSMPALNARPAEQLEEWLIEITTALVAYNKEHPEKPAAPFAINQIVHKSNDRLEHDMALCVKYKVPIIITSLGAREEINTAAHSYGGIVLHDIINNAFAKKAIEKGADGLIAVAAGAGGHAGIKSPFALIQEIREWFKGPLVLSGSIATGGAVLAAQAMGADYAYIGSAFIATEEARASDAYKQAVVDCNSDDIVLSNLFTGVSGNYLAPSIRNAGLDPDNLPESDPSKMNFGGAAQKAWKDIWGCGQGIGAVKAVTPTAQFVARLKAEYDQTKANLLKGAA, from the coding sequence ATGAGCAATCAACCTCTTCCAGAAGTTCTACGAAAACATTTGGCGGATGGCAATTTACCCGTCATTGCGGCACCTCTTTTTATTATCAGCAATCCTAAATTGGTCATTGCCCAATGCAAAGCGGGTGTAATTGGCTCTATGCCTGCCCTAAATGCCAGACCGGCTGAGCAGCTTGAAGAATGGTTGATTGAAATTACTACCGCCCTAGTTGCGTATAACAAAGAGCATCCAGAGAAACCAGCCGCACCTTTTGCCATCAATCAAATTGTGCATAAGAGCAATGATCGCCTTGAACATGATATGGCTCTGTGCGTCAAATACAAAGTACCCATCATCATTACCTCGTTAGGTGCTCGCGAAGAAATTAATACTGCTGCACATAGTTATGGCGGCATCGTATTGCATGACATTATTAATAATGCCTTTGCCAAAAAAGCGATAGAAAAAGGTGCCGATGGCTTAATTGCAGTTGCAGCTGGCGCTGGTGGACATGCCGGCATTAAAAGTCCCTTTGCATTAATTCAGGAAATTCGGGAATGGTTTAAGGGCCCACTAGTGCTAAGTGGCTCTATTGCTACTGGCGGTGCTGTTTTGGCAGCTCAGGCTATGGGTGCCGACTATGCCTATATTGGTTCAGCATTCATTGCAACGGAAGAGGCGCGTGCAAGTGATGCCTATAAACAGGCTGTAGTTGACTGCAATTCAGACGATATTGTCTTGAGTAACCTATTTACTGGTGTATCCGGCAACTATTTAGCACCATCTATTCGCAATGCTGGCTTGGATCCGGATAATCTTCCAGAAAGTGACCCAAGCAAGATGAACTTTGGTGGTGCAGCTCAGAAAGCCTGGAAAGATATCTGGGGTTGCGGTCAAGGCATTGGGGCTGTAAAAGCGGTTACACCTACAGCGCAGTTTGTTGCTCGTTTAAAGGCTGAATATGATCAAACTAAAGCAAATTTGCTTAAAGGCGCAGCATAG
- a CDS encoding acyl-CoA dehydrogenase C-terminal domain-containing protein, with protein MPQYNPPLRDIQFVIHEMLDAGKEFAALPVYQDVDKDTMNQIIEEAGKFASEIAFPLNQIGDQQGCTRHEDGSVTTPAGFKQAYEQYVAGGWPALSCDPAYGGQGLPQLLNTVLYETLNSANQSWTMYPGLSHGAYECLHAHGTEEQKKTYLEKLVSGQWTGTMCLTEPHCGTDLGLLKTKAEPQADGTYAINGTKIFISSGDHDLAENIIHLVLARLPDSPIGSKGISLFAVPKFQVGVDGSIGKSNAVSCGSLEHKMGIHGNATCVMNFDGAIGTLVGEPHKGLNAMFVMMNAARLGVGMQSLGLTEVAYQNSAAYAKERLQMRSLTGAKAPEKAADPIIVHPDVRRMLLTQRAYAEAGRAFSYWVALMIDKELNHPDEKVRKETGEMVALLTPIIKAFLTDNAFTATNEGMQVFGGHGYIAEWGMEQYVRDARINMIYEGTNTIQSLDLLGRKVLGDMGKKLTKFGKIIEQFIEDEGVRKEMQEFIDPLSDIAVKVEKLTKEIGMKAMMNHEEVGAAAVPYLRVVGHLIYSYLFARMAKIALANKSSNDPFYQAKLATARFYFDKLLPETAMLIRQARAGSKSLMAMPADFF; from the coding sequence ATGCCTCAATACAATCCACCCCTCCGCGATATTCAATTCGTTATTCATGAAATGCTTGATGCCGGCAAAGAGTTCGCAGCTCTACCTGTATATCAGGATGTTGATAAAGACACCATGAATCAGATCATTGAAGAGGCTGGCAAGTTTGCTAGTGAGATTGCCTTCCCTTTGAATCAAATTGGTGATCAACAAGGTTGTACGCGACATGAGGATGGATCGGTGACAACTCCTGCTGGCTTTAAGCAGGCTTATGAGCAGTATGTTGCTGGTGGATGGCCTGCTTTATCATGCGATCCCGCATATGGTGGCCAAGGATTGCCGCAACTACTCAATACCGTTCTGTATGAGACTTTAAATTCTGCCAATCAATCTTGGACGATGTATCCAGGCCTATCGCATGGCGCCTATGAGTGCTTACATGCACATGGCACTGAAGAACAGAAAAAAACTTACCTAGAAAAATTGGTTTCTGGTCAATGGACTGGAACGATGTGCTTGACGGAACCTCATTGCGGCACTGATCTTGGCTTACTAAAGACTAAAGCCGAGCCCCAAGCAGACGGTACATATGCTATTAACGGAACCAAGATTTTTATCTCTAGCGGTGATCATGATTTAGCTGAGAATATTATTCATCTTGTTTTGGCACGTCTTCCAGACTCTCCAATTGGAAGCAAAGGTATCTCTTTATTTGCAGTGCCTAAATTTCAGGTTGGTGTCGATGGTTCAATTGGTAAATCTAATGCCGTGTCTTGTGGCTCTCTAGAGCATAAGATGGGTATTCATGGGAATGCCACTTGCGTTATGAACTTTGATGGCGCTATTGGCACCCTCGTCGGCGAGCCCCACAAAGGCCTGAACGCCATGTTTGTGATGATGAATGCAGCGCGTTTGGGTGTTGGCATGCAAAGTCTTGGCTTAACTGAGGTGGCATATCAAAACTCTGCTGCGTATGCCAAAGAGCGTTTACAAATGCGCAGCTTGACTGGCGCTAAGGCTCCAGAGAAGGCAGCTGATCCAATCATTGTTCACCCTGATGTACGGCGCATGCTCTTAACTCAGAGAGCTTATGCAGAAGCAGGTAGAGCTTTTTCTTACTGGGTAGCTCTGATGATTGATAAAGAACTCAATCACCCTGATGAAAAGGTTCGCAAAGAAACGGGCGAAATGGTTGCCCTGCTTACGCCAATTATTAAAGCCTTCTTAACCGATAACGCATTTACCGCTACCAACGAAGGCATGCAGGTATTTGGTGGTCATGGCTACATTGCCGAATGGGGTATGGAGCAATATGTTCGTGATGCTCGCATCAATATGATTTACGAAGGTACCAATACCATTCAATCACTGGACCTTTTGGGTCGCAAGGTTCTTGGCGATATGGGTAAAAAGCTTACTAAATTTGGCAAGATCATCGAACAATTCATTGAAGACGAAGGTGTTCGCAAGGAAATGCAAGAGTTTATTGATCCACTTTCTGATATCGCTGTCAAGGTTGAAAAGCTTACTAAAGAAATTGGCATGAAAGCCATGATGAATCACGAAGAAGTGGGCGCTGCTGCAGTTCCTTACTTGCGCGTTGTGGGCCATTTGATTTATTCCTATCTTTTTGCGCGCATGGCAAAGATTGCACTAGCAAACAAATCCAGCAACGATCCCTTCTATCAAGCAAAGCTGGCTACTGCCCGCTTCTACTTTGACAAGCTCCTTCCTGAGACAGCCATGCTGATCCGTCAAGCACGTGCTGGCTCTAAATCGTTAATGGCAATGCCGGCAGATTTTTTCTGA
- a CDS encoding TetR/AcrR family transcriptional regulator has translation MNQVRVNLKATDEPTKGSATKTLILNAALEISSKSGLEGLTIGNLAESVKMSKSGVFAHFGSREELQVEVVRAYHQKFQEVVFAPALLKPKGLPRLNQMISSWLKMSSGGDTSSCFFISGAAEFDDCPGIVRDELLRSVEVWRSALLRAIKEAISEGHLKKSVDAQALLFRLYSIALGVHHDSRFLENPKCLAIANKLIKEIFAANQVTQ, from the coding sequence ATGAACCAGGTAAGGGTTAATTTAAAGGCTACAGACGAGCCCACCAAAGGGTCGGCAACTAAGACTTTGATCCTGAATGCGGCCTTAGAGATTTCAAGCAAATCTGGCCTTGAAGGCTTGACCATTGGGAATCTAGCTGAATCTGTGAAGATGAGCAAAAGCGGCGTCTTCGCACACTTTGGCTCCCGAGAAGAGCTGCAGGTTGAAGTTGTTCGTGCATACCATCAAAAATTTCAGGAAGTCGTATTCGCCCCTGCACTCTTAAAACCAAAGGGCTTGCCCAGACTGAATCAAATGATTAGCTCTTGGCTCAAAATGAGTAGCGGTGGTGATACCTCTAGCTGTTTCTTTATTTCTGGAGCCGCTGAATTTGACGACTGTCCCGGCATTGTTCGAGATGAGCTACTTCGTAGCGTTGAAGTATGGCGCTCCGCTTTGCTTAGGGCCATTAAAGAAGCAATATCTGAGGGGCATCTAAAAAAATCAGTGGATGCCCAAGCTCTACTGTTTAGGCTTTACAGCATTGCACTAGGCGTTCACCATGATTCTCGTTTTCTAGAGAATCCAAAATGCTTAGCAATTGCAAACAAGCTAATTAAAGAAATTTTTGCAGCAAATCAAGTAACTCAATAA
- a CDS encoding DUF2147 domain-containing protein: MLKKQFILSACVLGLIAGNAHAQATDPAIGVWKTIDDKTNEPSSLIKIDEVNGKLEGTIIKTFPKPNEKPLVYCTLCKDDRKDKPILGMKIMTDLRRDKPGVWIDGKILDPEEGEIYRVKIATEDGKKMDVRGYIGVPLLGRTQVWYKAEQ, encoded by the coding sequence ATGTTAAAGAAGCAATTTATCCTATCAGCCTGCGTACTTGGTCTGATTGCTGGCAATGCGCATGCTCAAGCTACCGACCCAGCTATTGGAGTTTGGAAGACGATTGATGACAAAACCAATGAGCCCTCTTCTTTAATCAAGATCGATGAAGTAAATGGAAAACTGGAAGGCACTATTATCAAAACCTTTCCAAAGCCGAATGAAAAGCCTTTGGTGTATTGCACGCTATGTAAAGATGATCGTAAGGATAAGCCCATCCTTGGGATGAAAATCATGACCGACCTAAGACGAGACAAGCCGGGTGTTTGGATAGATGGAAAAATTCTGGATCCTGAAGAAGGTGAAATCTATCGCGTCAAAATTGCGACTGAAGATGGCAAGAAAATGGATGTGCGTGGCTATATTGGTGTTCCATTATTAGGTCGTACCCAAGTTTGGTACAAAGCTGAGCAGTAA